A stretch of DNA from Equus asinus isolate D_3611 breed Donkey chromosome 20, EquAss-T2T_v2, whole genome shotgun sequence:
gaTATTTACATTTCATACAATTGTTTTAATCTACTACTGAATTTTGAATGCGAATCCTTACCTTTCAAAATTTTTGACATAGCCATActcttcaagtcttttttttttaagattttatttttcctttttctccccaaattcccctggtacatagttgtatatttttagttgtgggttcttctaattgtggcatgtgggatgccgcctcagcatggcttgacgagtggtgccatgtccgcgcccaaaatccgaaccggcaaaaccctgggccaccaaagtggagcgtgtgaacttaaccactcagccacagggccagtccctccTCACATCTGTCTTgcccttttttttgtttaatatgtttaatttggAAGTAACACAGTGAGCCTTATTGTTTTTAACTCCTTCAGCCTACATTTCTTTTTTGCAAATTCCtacatttgttattcttttttattttagaacgggaaatgcaacttaaaaccGAAGACTTGACAATTCAACAGGATATTTTTGGGGAGAAAACACCCAATAGGCTAGATAAGGTAAGATCACTAAGTTTAAAAAGAGGTATTTCTTGCTTTCCACACTGAGCAAAGATTGCCATTTTCATTACTTAGAAGATGAGCATAACTGATAAATATTTGAGATAAGTGACATTTGTCCAAAAGAGAGCGATGTCTCTGGGAAAATATTCTGAATATGATGAATTGGGGGATATCCTAGGTGTAGTTTGAAAGTCGTTGCTTCAGACTTCCCACAAAGACTCATTTCCACTTATATAACTAGACATTgacttttttaaacaatttcatGAAACGGTAcaagaatcttttaaaattagagtAGATGGCATATCATTCTGGCAAAAGGATTCCATCATTCAACTTGAAAGAAATCAACAGGATAGGAAGTGTATGAATGGAATGGAAATGgtaatcatcatcattatcattgttgtcatcatcatcatcataatgttTCTATTTTCAGATGGGTGGGATCAATTAGTGAATCTGAAAAATCTTTGAATGATCGTTCTTCATTCTTCAACAGAAAAGAATCCACAATGGGTTGGAACTCCATGATTGTGAGCAATGTGGGAAAGTCTTCGGTGAACATTCATGTCTTAAGACCCAGAGGAAAACTCAGAATGGAGGGAACAGTTATGAGGATAATCAGTATGGAAGAAGCTTCCTTACCCCGCCCAAGAAAACCTCTTCTGGAGAGAAACTTTCCATGTTTAATCAGTGGGGAAAAGCCTTCAGCCCGACTCCAGAGACTGTGTGCTGGAAAACTATCATGCAAGAGAGTGCCTTCAAACGCAGTGATGGTGGGGAAACCCCCCTTAATCAGTCTTACCTTCAAGCACCAATGAGAGCTCAGAATGGAGGAAAAAACTATGAACGGAAGGAATGTTCAAGATCTTTTATTCACTCCGCAAGCCTCGGTGCGCATGTACAAACTCACACTGCTAACAACCATTACAAATGTAAGGAATGCAGAAAATCCTTTAAACGATCTGCATACCTTAACGCTCATGTTCGAATTCACACTGGAAGAAAACCCTTTAAATGTAAGGAATGCAGGAAAGGCTTTAAACGTTCTATGCACCTTAAGGTTCACATGCGaacccacactggagagaaatcctatgaatgtaaggaatgtgggaaaaccttcaCTCAATCCTCAGGCCTcatttaccacaataagattcacactggagagaagcctttTAAATGTGACACatgtgggaaagcctttgctAGTTTCTCAAATCTTACTGCCCATTttagaactcacactggagagaagcgtTTTGAGTGTAATATATGTAGGAAAAGATTTAGCAGTTCTTCATACTTAGTCATTCACAACCgtactcacactggagagaaaccctataaatgtgaGGAATGTGGAAAAGGCTTTAAATGTTCTGTGTCCCTTAAAGTTCACATGCggattcacactggagagaaaccctatgaatgcaaGAAATGTGGGAGAGCCTTCACTCAGTCCTCAAGCCTTACTGACCATAGAaaaactcatactggagagaagcctTTTAAATGTGACACatgtgggaaagcctttgctCTTTTCTCACATCTTAACAGACATTTTAGAACTCACACTGGACAAAAGCCTATTGAGTGTAATGTATGTGGGAAAACATTTAGCAGTTTTTTGTACTTGATCGTTCACAAGCGTACTCACGCTGGAGAGAAACCTTAGAAACGTAAAGAATGTAGGGAAAACCTTCAgttttcccatttccttttgGTACCATGAAAGCACTTACCTGCAGAGAAATCCTGTCAGTGTAAAGAATGTGGTAAAGCCCTCAGTTGTCCCAATTCACTTTGAAGACGTGAAAGAACCACACTGGAGAGATGCTCTAGAAATATAAGGAATGAGGGAAAGCCATGAGAATCTCATCACAACCTGGCATGTATGGACTAACAGTGAAAGCATACCATTAAGAAACATGGGAAGCCCTTCACTGTTTCCtcagtgaaatatatttatttttataaatgagacaCCTTGTAATGGAGAGAAATCCAAGTGGTGTAATGTGGGAAAATTGTTCTAGTATTGTTCACTTGTTTTTTGTGTGGAGAAAAACTTTATGAATGTAAGAAATGTTGTATAGTCATTATCATTTTTCGTAAGattgtttctcttccttaatAAACGTATGGTAATTCAAATTAAAGAGAAACTGAATATAGGAAGTATGGGAAATGCTACCCTGAGTGTGAATCTGGGGGTCTTCTGATACACATAACATTCTGGGTGGTCCTATAGATAGATTGTGATTAGGCCCTGATCATTCCTGTGTGTGATGTATCTTTCTTTCCACTGATAGACCAGTCTAATTGCTGTGTCTTCCAGCTTGCAACCTGGTAAAAAGTGGGTCTGTAAGATTCACACTTAATTCTCTTCTAACAGACTGGATTTGTACggtgaaaagtataaaacatttctgaatggacttgaagaagacataaataaatgggaagatatccTATACTCAAGGATAGGAAGAGAATATTATCATCATGTCAGTACtaaccaaagcaatctatagattcagtgcaatcaaGATTCCAGtggcctttgttttttcttttttccagaaatggaaaagctgcaTTTCAAATTCATATGCAATTACAAGGGACCCTGtataaaaataatcttgaaaatagAATAACAACGTTGGAGGACTCAaaattcccaatttcaaaactatGATAATCTGAGTCGTGTTACTGCCTTTTAATCATTTTACCTTGTGTGAGGTATGGTGAAGCCAGATGCAGATcaaggaaagaaaccagaaagAGTTTCATTGTTTTGTTACACTCACAGTTTCTTGGAGAGAACACAACATATTCCACAGAAGGCCACTCAGGGAACCTCCAAGGGCCCATGCgacagggagagggagcagaagtATGGAAATGCAGTTTTATTGTGGTTTCCACGGGAAAAATGGGCTAGGCAGGGTAAGCAGGCCTGCAGTTGACTGGCTGTGTTTGAAAGTGTTCCCCCTGAGAAATGCGTATTCATTTTGACTTTCAGACCGTATATGGTTCGGTGCTATCTGGAGTCCCCAGATGTTAATGGGTCAGCCAGGATTCACTTGAAatagctagtggctactgtgttgATGTTAAAGCCTCAATTTACAGGTTTTAAAAGTACAGTTAATACATCTGGCCTGTGAATCTTGAACATCACTGTTTGCATTATGTGTATTTGGGGTACTGGTTAAGATTACATTGCAGGCTTGGGTGGCTGAGAACTTTATCACAGAAGACACTTGTGTAAGGTGAGATCCAGCTAAATATGCATTCACAACATTAAGGAAAGGAGAGCATAGGCTGTTTGTAGCAGTAATTATGACCCCCTGAAGGGGAGCACGTAGCCAAATTCCCCATTTGGCTTCCCAGAGAAATAATCCATGGCAAATTGGGAGATGTCCAGGGCATGGGGTTATGTGATGATACAATTGTAGAGTGTTACTATGTGAAACTTCTTTAATAATAGTCATAGGAGTATTCATATCTTTGATTAGCTAGGCCACGTGGCACGTTATTAATGGGCATACATCAGGAAGTTACTCCGATTTTGCAAACACCTCCATGGTCTGCCAGCAGTCATTCAAGGGCTAAACAGTTGTTACGAATCATTTTAGGTACTGAGCTTTGACCTTAATTTAAGAGGGCAAGGGCTGGTTGTGTTTGTGTCAC
This window harbors:
- the LOC106824485 gene encoding zinc finger protein 426-like → MATDCLTTFSRDSVTFRDVAVHFTREEWTLLDPAQKNLYRDVMLETYKNLTTVECQVFKSDLISWLEEEEDWRTEGRGVFQEREMQLKTEDLTIQQDIFGEKTPNRLDKKRIHNGLELHDCEQCGKVFGEHSCLKTQRKTQNGGNSYEDNQYGRSFLTPPKKTSSGEKLSMFNQWGKAFSPTPETVCWKTIMQESAFKRSDGGETPLNQSYLQAPMRAQNGGKNYERKECSRSFIHSASLGAHVQTHTANNHYKCKECRKSFKRSAYLNAHVRIHTGRKPFKCKECRKGFKRSMHLKVHMRTHTGEKSYECKECGKTFTQSSGLIYHNKIHTGEKPFKCDTCGKAFASFSNLTAHFRTHTGEKRFECNICRKRFSSSSYLVIHNRTHTGEKPYKCEECGKGFKCSVSLKVHMRIHTGEKPYECKKCGRAFTQSSSLTDHRKTHTGEKPFKCDTCGKAFALFSHLNRHFRTHTGQKPIECNVCGKTFSSFLYLIVHKRTHAGEKP